From Lolium perenne isolate Kyuss_39 chromosome 5, Kyuss_2.0, whole genome shotgun sequence, a single genomic window includes:
- the LOC127300096 gene encoding probable staphylococcal-like nuclease CAN2 isoform X1, whose amino-acid sequence MGNILRSQKQQQQQKPQEHVDPHGLKPATSAIAALTRDLRSFESSSVVPEGLGQHVTSSKQEQITWYKYMSEAYRTTAPSPRTPAEAAQLVATALNWIPRVDLEGIFEFYNFPTSSLPAASSNHLLTSLPAGVQFVLNTLPVNVNCIGDGDGFTAYIAIRDDPRELANVPQEVYEMLTARTKARIRRDYWSADTLRSTLEKSGYKIIICSGNEILARKYRIRLRGVDAPELKMPYGKESKNALVKLIGGKSTKIYVYGQDQFERYVGDIYCDTVFIQEEMLRNGHAWHFKNYDRRPQFSAWERKARAARKGLWASRNPEKPWHWRRDERNERHGTIEWETLFAKVIACFVAVAERLFMGGILLARRNLLKLAILLGLMELVIIFMEQ is encoded by the exons ATGGGGAATATCCTGAGGTCCcagaagcagcagcagcagcagaagcCGCAAGAACATGTAGATCCCCATGGTCTCAAGCCGGCCACATCCGCCATTGCCGCCCTGACGCGCGACCTCCGCAGCTTTGAATCCTCATCCGTG GTCCCTGAAGGGCTCGGACAGCACGTTACATCGTCCAAGCAAGAACAGATTACATG GTACAAGTATATGTCAGAGGCATATAGGACTACGGCACCCTCACCAAGAACACCTGCAGAGGCTGCCCAGCTAGTTGCAACAGCTCTAAACTGGATCCCAAGAGTTGATTTGGAG GGTATTTTTGAGTTCTACAACTTCCCGACCTCATCACTCCCTGCAGCATCCTCAAACCACCTCTTGACATCACTACCAGCGGGCGTACAGTTTGTGCTGAACACTTTGCCG GTTAATGTGAACTGCATTGGAGATGGTGATGGCTTTACTGCTTATATTGCCATAAGGGATGATCCCAGGGAGTTGGCGAATGTGCCGCAAGAAGTGTATGAGATGTTGACTGCAAGGACTAAAGCACGTATCCGTAGGGATTACTGGAGTGCTGATACCCTTCGAAGTACACTCGAAAAATCTGGATACAA GATAATAATCTGTTCAGGCAATGAGATCCTTGCAAGGAAATATCGAATCAGATTGAG GGGGGTAGATGCTCCGGAGCTTAAGATGCCATATGGGAAGGAATCAAAGAATGCTTTGGTGAAGCTCATTGGTGGGAAAAGCACCAAGATTTATGTGTATGGGCAGGACCAATTTGAGCGCTATGTTGGCGACATCTATTGCGACACTGTGTTCATCCAG GAGGAGATGCTGAGGAATGGTCACGCTTGGCATTTCAAGAATTATGACAGACGCCCACAGTTTTCTGCA TGGGAGAGAAAGGCAAGAGCTGCACGCAAAGGGCTTTGGGCGTCAAGGAACCCCGAGAAGCCGTGGCACTGGAGAAGAGACGAGCGCAATGAAAGACACGGCACCATTGAG TGGGAAACATTGTTCGCCAAGGTCATTGCTTGCTTCGTTGCGGTAGCGGAAAGATTATTTATGGGAGGCATACTCCTTGCACGAAGAAATCTGCTG AAATTGGCAATCCTCTTGGGCCTTATGGAATTGGTGATCATATTTATGGAGCAATAA
- the LOC127300096 gene encoding probable staphylococcal-like nuclease CAN2 isoform X2 codes for MGNILRSQKQQQQQKPQEHVDPHGLKPATSAIAALTRDLRSFESSSVVPEGLGQHVTSSKQEQITWYKYMSEAYRTTAPSPRTPAEAAQLVATALNWIPRVDLEVNVNCIGDGDGFTAYIAIRDDPRELANVPQEVYEMLTARTKARIRRDYWSADTLRSTLEKSGYKIIICSGNEILARKYRIRLRGVDAPELKMPYGKESKNALVKLIGGKSTKIYVYGQDQFERYVGDIYCDTVFIQEEMLRNGHAWHFKNYDRRPQFSAWERKARAARKGLWASRNPEKPWHWRRDERNERHGTIEWETLFAKVIACFVAVAERLFMGGILLARRNLLKLAILLGLMELVIIFMEQ; via the exons ATGGGGAATATCCTGAGGTCCcagaagcagcagcagcagcagaagcCGCAAGAACATGTAGATCCCCATGGTCTCAAGCCGGCCACATCCGCCATTGCCGCCCTGACGCGCGACCTCCGCAGCTTTGAATCCTCATCCGTG GTCCCTGAAGGGCTCGGACAGCACGTTACATCGTCCAAGCAAGAACAGATTACATG GTACAAGTATATGTCAGAGGCATATAGGACTACGGCACCCTCACCAAGAACACCTGCAGAGGCTGCCCAGCTAGTTGCAACAGCTCTAAACTGGATCCCAAGAGTTGATTTGGAG GTTAATGTGAACTGCATTGGAGATGGTGATGGCTTTACTGCTTATATTGCCATAAGGGATGATCCCAGGGAGTTGGCGAATGTGCCGCAAGAAGTGTATGAGATGTTGACTGCAAGGACTAAAGCACGTATCCGTAGGGATTACTGGAGTGCTGATACCCTTCGAAGTACACTCGAAAAATCTGGATACAA GATAATAATCTGTTCAGGCAATGAGATCCTTGCAAGGAAATATCGAATCAGATTGAG GGGGGTAGATGCTCCGGAGCTTAAGATGCCATATGGGAAGGAATCAAAGAATGCTTTGGTGAAGCTCATTGGTGGGAAAAGCACCAAGATTTATGTGTATGGGCAGGACCAATTTGAGCGCTATGTTGGCGACATCTATTGCGACACTGTGTTCATCCAG GAGGAGATGCTGAGGAATGGTCACGCTTGGCATTTCAAGAATTATGACAGACGCCCACAGTTTTCTGCA TGGGAGAGAAAGGCAAGAGCTGCACGCAAAGGGCTTTGGGCGTCAAGGAACCCCGAGAAGCCGTGGCACTGGAGAAGAGACGAGCGCAATGAAAGACACGGCACCATTGAG TGGGAAACATTGTTCGCCAAGGTCATTGCTTGCTTCGTTGCGGTAGCGGAAAGATTATTTATGGGAGGCATACTCCTTGCACGAAGAAATCTGCTG AAATTGGCAATCCTCTTGGGCCTTATGGAATTGGTGATCATATTTATGGAGCAATAA